In one bacterium genomic region, the following are encoded:
- a CDS encoding 50S ribosomal protein L25, with protein MSNTIKVKIREKGGVNQLRQDGFVPGVVYGRGVKNTNVFIEAPILEKVLQKAGESTLLELTIEGDPSTSLGAGKPKHVLIHDVQRDPVKDNLTHVDFLEVSLDRKIKAEIPLLFVGDSPAVKELNGTLIRGIQHVEVEALPQNLPHNIEVDISFIKTFEDHIKIADLKIPAGVKILDNSETILASVIPPRTEEELESLKGDVVEDVTKVEGVVKQETPAAEADSQESKKPAE; from the coding sequence ATGTCTAATACTATTAAAGTAAAAATAAGAGAAAAAGGAGGTGTAAATCAATTACGCCAAGATGGTTTTGTACCGGGTGTGGTTTATGGTCGTGGCGTTAAAAATACAAATGTTTTTATTGAAGCTCCTATATTAGAAAAAGTTCTCCAAAAAGCTGGAGAAAGTACTCTTTTAGAACTAACTATTGAGGGTGACCCCTCGACTTCGCTCGGGGCAGGCAAACCTAAACACGTTTTAATTCACGACGTACAAAGAGATCCTGTAAAAGATAATCTTACGCATGTTGATTTTTTAGAAGTTAGTTTAGATAGAAAAATTAAGGCCGAAATTCCACTTTTGTTTGTGGGCGATTCGCCAGCAGTTAAAGAACTTAATGGTACTTTAATTAGAGGTATACAGCACGTAGAAGTAGAAGCTTTACCCCAAAATTTACCACATAATATTGAAGTTGATATTTCGTTTATAAAAACTTTTGAAGACCATATTAAAATAGCCGATCTTAAAATTCCGGCCGGCGTTAAAATATTAGATAATAGCGAAACTATTTTGGCTTCTGTCATCCCACCCCGTACTGAAGAAGAATTAGAATCTTTGAAGGGCGATGTGGTGGAAGATGTTACTAAAGTTGAAGGCGTGGTTAAACAGGAAACTCCGGCGGCTGAAGCTGATTCTCAAGAAAGTAAAAAACCAGCTGAATAA
- a CDS encoding lycopene cyclase domain-containing protein, giving the protein MVLEFKYAYLVLTIPFIVIWVLFFIFSKRTRFEQLVMSFLLAPVGPISEMLYFIDYWKPESILFTNIGPVKIFFEDLLFCFLVGGIGSVIYEAIFRKHLRRIKKINYKTSLVAILITVSVVSYLLFKIGVDSIFSTSIAAILGTVLIVSQRKDLLLDSIFSGVGVMCIMFLSYFLLSLLVLNVDELLRRGWLLYESGLDIRIIRNIPLTEMVWGFSWGMLIGPLYEFARKKKPT; this is encoded by the coding sequence ATGGTACTCGAGTTTAAATATGCTTATCTAGTTCTTACTATCCCGTTTATTGTTATATGGGTTTTATTTTTTATATTTAGCAAACGAACTAGATTTGAACAGCTTGTTATGAGTTTTTTACTTGCTCCTGTTGGACCTATTTCAGAAATGTTATATTTTATAGATTACTGGAAGCCAGAAAGTATTTTGTTCACTAATATAGGCCCTGTAAAGATATTTTTTGAGGATTTATTGTTTTGTTTTTTGGTAGGCGGGATAGGTTCTGTAATATATGAAGCTATTTTTAGAAAACACCTAAGAAGAATTAAAAAAATAAATTATAAAACAAGCTTGGTTGCGATCTTAATAACCGTTTCGGTTGTTTCGTATCTGTTATTTAAAATTGGAGTTGATTCTATTTTTTCTACCTCAATCGCCGCTATTTTAGGTACAGTGTTAATAGTTAGCCAGAGAAAAGATTTACTACTGGATTCTATATTTAGCGGTGTCGGTGTTATGTGTATTATGTTCCTTTCTTATTTTTTACTATCTTTGCTTGTTCTAAATGTTGATGAGTTACTTAGAAGAGGATGGTTATTATATGAATCTGGTTTAGATATAAGAATCATAAGAAACATTCCACTTACCGAAATGGTTTGGGGTTTTTCGTGGGGGATGTTAATTGGACCACTTTACGAGTTTGCTAGGAAGAAAAAACCTACTTAG
- a CDS encoding carbohydrate kinase family protein, with protein MYDVITIGTATRDAFVRSHEFKRASSFKFLTGEVLCLPLGEKIDIDDIVFATGGGATNAAVTFSRQGLNTACVCKIGNDVSGREVLQNLKSEGVGTNFVIENDDYKTAYSILLLSPNGERTILVYRGASEHFKPDDVNLRTLNAKWFYMAGAMPLDVLNLILNKAKETNTQVAYNPSKSEIKMGLDGLGEVLKKLDVLLINREEGAYLTGLDYKKEDKIFKTLDEYVSGIVVLTDGHKGALISDGKSIFESGIFKNQNVVDRTGAGDAFGSGFVAGLIEKNDIQYAIRLASANATGVVERLGAKDGILTKDQFINDKRWQDFKVKVR; from the coding sequence ATGTACGATGTGATTACCATTGGCACGGCCACACGCGATGCTTTTGTCAGAAGCCATGAATTTAAAAGAGCTTCCTCGTTTAAGTTTTTAACGGGTGAGGTTTTGTGTTTACCGTTAGGCGAAAAAATAGATATAGATGATATCGTTTTTGCTACAGGCGGCGGCGCAACCAATGCCGCTGTTACTTTTAGTAGGCAAGGATTAAACACAGCTTGTGTTTGTAAAATAGGCAATGATGTTTCTGGCAGAGAAGTTTTGCAAAATTTAAAGTCTGAAGGAGTCGGAACCAACTTTGTTATAGAAAATGACGATTATAAAACTGCATATTCTATTTTATTATTATCGCCCAACGGCGAGCGAACTATTTTGGTTTATCGGGGCGCCTCGGAACATTTTAAACCGGATGATGTTAATTTAAGAACATTAAATGCTAAATGGTTTTATATGGCGGGTGCTATGCCGCTAGATGTTTTGAATTTAATTTTAAATAAAGCCAAAGAAACAAACACCCAGGTTGCCTACAACCCGTCAAAATCAGAAATTAAAATGGGTCTCGATGGTTTAGGCGAGGTTTTAAAAAAGTTAGATGTTTTATTAATAAACAGAGAAGAAGGCGCGTATTTAACTGGGCTAGATTATAAAAAAGAGGATAAAATATTTAAAACGCTGGATGAATACGTAAGTGGAATTGTTGTTTTAACCGATGGCCACAAAGGTGCTTTGATTTCTGACGGTAAAAGTATTTTTGAATCTGGCATATTTAAAAATCAAAATGTTGTGGATAGAACTGGAGCCGGTGATGCTTTTGGTTCGGGGTTTGTGGCGGGTTTAATAGAAAAAAATGATATTCAATATGCTATAAGGTTAGCTAGCGCTAATGCTACAGGCGTGGTGGAAAGACTGGGCGCCAAAGATGGTATACTGACGAAAGATCAATTTATAAATGACAAAAGATGGCAAGATTTTAAAGTGAAAGTTAGATAA
- a CDS encoding class II fructose-bisphosphate aldolase — protein sequence MILKNFFNQANKDHWAIGHFNVSNLELLKAVVEAAREAGSPVMIGTSEGERAWLGLKSAVSLIKSYQEDWPNIFLNADHTKSVEAIFEAVEAGYDSVHFDGSNLSLKENINETRRAVRYAKSKNKDISVEGELGYLKGDSQLTGKKIAVTPEDYTKPEEALKFVNETGVDRLAIVIGNVHGINIDEPELDFEILEDIRKVVPKHVSLVLHAGSGIPDADIKKAISLGISNIHISTELRVLFRKGLERQLKSNPSEYALYRLEKEVVGNIKELVRQKLRLFGSISKV from the coding sequence ATGATTTTAAAAAATTTTTTTAATCAAGCAAATAAAGATCATTGGGCTATAGGGCATTTTAATGTCTCTAATTTAGAATTGCTTAAAGCCGTGGTGGAGGCGGCTAGGGAGGCAGGTTCGCCTGTTATGATTGGAACTTCCGAAGGCGAAAGAGCATGGCTGGGTTTAAAAAGCGCGGTGTCTTTAATAAAATCCTACCAAGAAGATTGGCCGAATATATTTTTAAATGCGGATCATACTAAATCGGTTGAGGCTATTTTTGAAGCGGTGGAGGCGGGTTACGATTCTGTGCATTTTGATGGCTCAAATTTATCTTTGAAAGAAAATATAAATGAAACTAGAAGGGCGGTGAGGTACGCTAAAAGTAAAAATAAAGATATTTCGGTGGAAGGTGAGCTAGGTTATTTAAAAGGCGACTCCCAATTAACTGGCAAAAAAATAGCTGTTACGCCCGAAGACTATACTAAGCCCGAAGAAGCTTTAAAGTTTGTTAATGAAACTGGGGTGGATCGGTTGGCGATTGTTATAGGCAACGTCCACGGTATAAATATTGACGAGCCAGAACTGGATTTTGAAATTTTAGAAGACATAAGAAAAGTTGTGCCTAAGCATGTTAGTTTGGTTTTGCACGCGGGTTCTGGCATACCCGATGCCGATATTAAAAAAGCTATATCTTTGGGCATAAGCAACATTCATATCAGCACCGAATTAAGAGTGCTTTTTAGAAAAGGGTTGGAGAGGCAACTCAAGTCTAATCCTAGCGAATACGCGCTTTATCGTTTAGAAAAAGAGGTCGTAGGTAACATCAAAGAGTTGGTAAGGCAGAAGTTAAGGCTTTTTGGGAGTATCAGTAAGGTCTGA
- a CDS encoding transposase encodes MIRKHLFAPGEYYHIYSRGTDKRNIFLNSDDYWRFMTALIIFQGNVHIPQVSRLVPFVKHQMFDKEEFKEILEKKTIDLVSFCLMSNHYHLLLKENLENGISNFMQRLGNSYTKYFNLKYQRTGHLFGSVFQSRHIKKDKYLKHLSAYIHVNPSEIYSWNKKETVYPWSSFQDYVGKNRWSEFLCPSIVLDQFKNSKDYQKYALESGAKSKPIQDIFID; translated from the coding sequence ATGATTCGAAAACATCTTTTTGCGCCTGGTGAATATTATCATATTTATAGTCGCGGTACAGACAAAAGAAATATATTCCTCAATAGCGATGATTATTGGAGATTTATGACCGCACTTATAATATTTCAGGGTAATGTCCACATACCCCAAGTTTCCAGATTAGTGCCGTTTGTCAAACACCAGATGTTTGACAAAGAGGAGTTTAAAGAGATTTTAGAAAAAAAGACCATTGATTTGGTTTCTTTTTGTTTGATGTCAAATCACTATCATTTACTTTTGAAAGAAAACTTAGAAAATGGGATATCAAATTTTATGCAACGTTTAGGCAACAGTTATACAAAATATTTCAACCTAAAATATCAACGAACGGGGCACCTTTTTGGGAGTGTATTTCAATCAAGACATATTAAAAAAGACAAATATTTAAAACATCTATCAGCTTACATTCATGTCAATCCTTCTGAAATCTATAGTTGGAATAAAAAAGAAACAGTATATCCTTGGTCAAGTTTTCAAGACTACGTTGGAAAGAATCGCTGGTCTGAATTTTTGTGTCCATCAATAGTTTTGGATCAGTTCAAAAACAGCAAAGACTACCAAAAATATGCTCTGGAAAGCGGCGCTAAGAGTAAACCTATTCAAGATATTTTTATAGACTAA